The Moorena producens PAL-8-15-08-1 genomic interval CGCGGTCTTGGGGAGGCAGCGCGGTCTTGGGGGTCTCCCCCATGAGCGACTGCCGTGGTTCCCCCCATGAGCGACTGCCGTGGTTTCCCCCACTCGCGCTTTGCATGGCTGACAAGGCTCAACTGTCTTACGGTAACTTGGCCGTAGGCCACGCTTGGCCGTAGGCCACGCCAAAGGCGAACGCGAACAAACCATGAGCAACTGCCGTGGTTTCCCCCATGAGCGACTGCATCAAGAAGCTGATTATATTTTGGCTCTAAAAGCTAATCAAAAAAATCTTTATGAAGAAGTCAAAAATTGGTTTGATTTAGCGATGAAGTCTGACTTTGTCGGAAAAGACTATAGTTATTATCAAGAAATAGAAAGTGGGCATAATCGAATTGAAAAAAGAGAAGTATGGACGGTGAATGTGTCTAGTTTCACCTGTCTTCATAACCAATCACTATGGACAGGTTTAACCACAATTGTGATGGTTAGAAGTGAGCGACGTTTGTGGAATAAAACAACCACTGAAGTTCGTTTTTACATAAGTAGTTTGGAAAATAATGCTGATAAAATTGCTAAAGCTATCCGCAGTCATTGGGGGATTTAAAACAGCTTACATTGGATATTATATGTCACATTTTATGAAGATAGTAGTCGTATTCGCAAGGATAATTCTCCTAAAAACTTGGCTTTACTACGTCGTTTAGCTTTAAATCTAATGAAACAAGAAGCCAGCTTTAAAGGAACTTTAAAGATGAAACGCTATCGAGGGGCTATGGACAATAACTATTTAGTCAAAATTTTAGCATCTGCCAGTAAATAACTAGGGACTTGTTAGTCAAGTTTTCTCCAAGAGAATAAGCCGAATATCCACCCAAATTTATGAGTTAACATTTCGGTAACTAAGGGAGGACGCGGTCAAAAATTTTTAGTCAGCTCCAATCGCTTGATTGTTACTAGTTAAAATGAGAAATATAGATTTTTTAAAACTTACTTAAGTTAGATGCGTTTACCCTGAAATAACTAGGGACTTGTTAGTCAAGTTTTCTCCAAGAGAATAAGCCGAATATCCACCCAAATTTATGAGTTAACATTTCGGTAACTAAGGGAGGACGCGGTCAAAAATTTTTAGTCAGCTCCAATCGCTTGATTGTTACTAGTTAAAATGAGAAATATAGATTTTTTAAAACTTACTTAAGTTAGATGCGTTTACCCTGGAAGGGATGGCCATCAGACGCATAACGCTTGGCTAATCGACGCTTAGCGACATTGGCACGAGTGGTTCACGGCAAGTGAGTTACCCAGAAGTTAAACCGGATAACAATGATGCCGAAAGAGCTTTGCGGCCTATTGTGGTTCATCGAAAAGTCAGTGGTGGGGCGCTTAAGTGATTGGGGAGCGCAGTTAGTAGCCCAGATGTTTAGTTTTTTGGAGACGATGCGGTTGCAGGGGAATAACCTGATATTGGCTTTATGTGAACTATTATCCGGCTTCTGGTCGAAGTCCTCCTGGATTAAAGATTTCCTAGAATCAAATCCCGACCCCACACTGAAAAAACTGAAGACCTTGAACATAGAGCAGACCTCATTAGTTCTGCTCGACTTACTACATCTTTACAAATTCAACAAATTGAAGTCACGGGAGTTGTCGCGCTCCTGGATGTGGTTTCTGGCGCTATCAAGCACGGGGAAAAGACCGAACTTATTGGTGTGAAAAGTTCTAAGTGAATGGGTTTTGAAGTTCTTTAGTGTTCGCGTATTTAATACGCGAACAAATAATTCCCTGTTTCTGAGATCTTGCAGTATTAGTCCTACTCACAACTCTCTTAAAAATTGCTCTGACTTCACTGTTTTTCAACAAGACTTCTCTATTGCATTGAGCAGTTACAATCAAAAACCTGGGTAAACAATAAATATTGGGGAACCATCGGAAAAAACAACTGGATGTTCAAAACAAAAGAGGGAAATTATCTTCCCAAACATGCCAAAACGAAAATCGTGAGGCATACAAAAATCAAAGATACCAGAAGTCCCTATGATGGAAACCTAATCTATTGGAGCACTAGAATGAGAAAGCATCCCGAGATGACCACTCAGAAGGGAAAGCTTTTAGAACGGCAAGAAGGGTTTGAAGTTACCGTAAGATAGTGGAGCCTTTATAGTTGGTAGGTTATGCGTAAAAGGTTGAAGTCTGTTGTAGTAAGGCTCCACTATCTAAGGTTTCGTTTCCGGAAATGCGCTGATTGTGGTCTTACTTTCAAGGATGGAGATTTATTGGAAATACATCATATATTACCGCGCGCTAATGGTGGAAGCAACAAGGATGAAAATCTGGAATTATTACACCTACATTGCCACGATGCCAAACACGGAACTAAAGTTAACCCCAACGAGTTAGATGAGAATCCGTTTTAGAGGTACCACTGTCAAGGATAAGTCCTATGATGAGGAGCGGTATGATGCGTGCATTGTCACGTACGGTTCTGAAGACAAGTCAGTGGGGTGACTCACTGACTTAGTTTAATCACAATACTGCGATTCGGCGTTCGCGTTCGCGCAGCGTCGCCTGGGAGCGAAAGCGTGGCCTTCGGCCTCAGCCGACACTACGCGAACAATATCCTAAAGAGAGCTTTGAGTACGGTGGGGTTTGAAGTTACCGTAAGTAGAGGGTCGCCTTTACAGGGGACTGGCTATGAGAAAAAGGGTCAAAACTTATTAACTAAGGCGACCCTCTACTAAGGTTTCGTTTCCGGCACACCGGAACTTGGATTGACCGTAGGTCACACTACGCGAACGTCGATCCGAACGCTCGGGGAGAGGCGGCCTCTACTCTTCTTGGCTCTGGCCTGGAAGAGCCACGCTGCCTCGTTGAACCAAGAATCCCCGCGCCTTTAGGCCGGGGAGTGTCAAATCGCCTGTATGTATAATAGTATTGGTAAGTAAACTGCCCTAGTGAGTAAAAGCCAAGACTTACCTGGTAGCAGAGCTTATAAAATCTGTCAAAACCCCTGACTCTCCTGGTAAAAAAT includes:
- a CDS encoding ISAs1 family transposase — protein: MSNCRGFPHERLHQEADYILALKANQKNLYEEVKNWFDLAMKSDFVGKDYSYYQEIESGHNRIEKREVWTVNVSSFTCLHNQSLWTGLTTIVMVRSERRLWNKTTTEVRFYISSLENNADKIAKAIRSHWGI
- a CDS encoding HNH endonuclease, which produces MRKRLKSVVVRLHYLRFRFRKCADCGLTFKDGDLLEIHHILPRANGGSNKDENLELLHLHCHDAKHGTKVNPNELDENPF